In a genomic window of Malaclemys terrapin pileata isolate rMalTer1 chromosome 17, rMalTer1.hap1, whole genome shotgun sequence:
- the NDOR1 gene encoding NADPH-dependent diflavin oxidoreductase 1, with protein sequence MAERKLLVLFGSQTGTAQDTAERIGREAKRRRFHCRVEALDSYPVAQLIQEPLVVFVCATTGQGDPPDNMKNFWRFIFRKNLSPASLCQMDYAVLGLGDSSYPKFNFVAKKLHKRLQQLGAGPLLPVALGDDQHDLGPDAVVDPWLLDLWGRILPLYPLPPGLGIIGPDVLLPSKFTLHFLDERSSGCDGEAARQAPSELHPFAAQVVSNLRVTAESHFQDVRLIEFDVTGSGIEYSAGDVVMIQPRNAPEDVQQFCQLLRLDPDRCFVLKPSEPGIPLPAHLPQPCTIQHLVACYLDISCVPRRSFFELLSWFSPNELEREKLQEFNSAQGQEELYSYCNRPRRTTLEVLCDFPHTTCAVPLDYLLDLIPRIQPRAFSIASSMLALPNRLQILLAVVQYKTRLSKPRRGLCSTWLASLRPQQGAVRVPLWVKSGGMKFPVEPDTPIIMIGPGTGVAPFRAAIQERVAHGRKGNYLFFGCRQKSKDFYCGAEWQELVKSGHLTLFTAFSRDQEEKIYVQHRIRENKGLVWDLLSRGNAHIYLAGNAKQMPAAVAEALKSVFQLEGDLSPSEAEEYLTALERAHRFQMETWS encoded by the exons GCGCAGCTGATCCAGGAGCCGCTGGTGGTATTTGTGTGTGCAACCACAGGCCAAGGGGACCCGCCTGACAACATGAAG AATTTCTGGAGGTTTATTTTCCGAAAGAACCTGTCCCCCGCCTCCCTTTGCCAGATGGACTATGCCGTGCTGGGCCTCGGAGACTCCTCCTATCCCAA GTTTAATTTTGTTGCGAAGAAGCTGCACAAGCGGCTGCAGCAGCTCGGGGCCGGCCCCCTCCTGCCAGTAGCCTTGGGAGACGACCAGCATGACTTGGG GCCGGATGCAGTGGTTGATCCCTGGCTACTGGACTTGTGGGGAAGGATCCTACCCTTGTACCCTCTGCCTCCTGGCCTTGGCATTATCGGCCCAGATGTCCT TTTACCCTCCAAGTTCACTCTGCATTTTCTGGATGAGCGCTCCAGTGGCTGCGACGGGGAGGCAGCCAGGCAGGCCCCCTCAGAGCTGCACCCCTTTGCTGCCCAGGTGGTGTCCAACCTCAGAGTCACGGCGGAATCACACTTTCAGGATGTCCGGCTCATTGAGTTTGATGTCACAGGCTCCGGGATTGA GTACAGTGCGGGAGACGTGGTGATGATCCAGCCCCGGAATGCCCCTGAGGACGTGCAGCAGTTCTGCCAGCTCCTGCGCCTGGATCCAGACAGATGCTTCGTGCTGAAGCCCTCTGAGCCCG GaatcccccttcctgcccacttGCCGCAGCCATGCACCATCCAGCACCTGGTCGCCTGCTACCTGGACATTTCCTGTGTTCCCCGTCGCTCTTTCTTCGAGCTCTTGTCCTGGTTCTCGCCAAACGAACTGGAGCGGGAGAAGCTGCAGGAATTCAACTCTGCGCAGGGccaggaggagctctacagctacTGCAACCGGCCCCGCAGGACCACCTTGGAG GTCCTCTGCGATTTCCCTCACACCACTTGTGCTGTTCCGCTTGACTACCTGCTGGACCTCATCCCCCGGATCCAGCCCCGTGCCTTTTCCATCGCCTCCTCCATGCTG GCTCTCCCCAACAGACTCCAGATCCTCCTGGCTGTGGTGCAGTACAAGACACGCCTCAGCAAACCCCGACGTGGCCTCTGCTCGACCTGGCTGGCATCCCTCCGCCCGCAGCAAG GGGCTGTCCGGGTGCCTCTGTGGGTGAAGAGCGGGGGGATGAAGTTCCCTGTGGAGCCCGACACCCCCATCATCATGATTGGCCCTGGCACGGGAGTGGCACCCTTCAGAGCAGCCATACAAGAGCGCGTTGCACACGGCAGGAAAG GGAACTATTTATTTTTTGGCTGCCGCCAGAAATCCAAGGACTTTTACTGCGGGGCTGAGTGGCAGGAGCTGGTGAAGAGCGGGCACCTGACTCTCTTTACAGCCTTCTCCAGGGACCAG GAGGAGAAGATTTATGTTCAGCACCGAATTagagagaacaaaggactggTCTGGGACCTGCTGAGCCGTGGGAACGCTCACATCTACCTGGCGGG AAATGCCAAGCAAATGCCGGCAGCAGTTGCAGAAGCCCTAAAATCCGTGTTCCAGTTGGAAGGGGACCTGTCCCCCTCTGAAGCCGAGGAGTATCTAACAGCCTTGGAAAGAGCCCATCGCTTCCAGATGGAAACCTGGTCGTAA